One Clostridia bacterium genomic region harbors:
- the prmC gene encoding peptide chain release factor N(5)-glutamine methyltransferase encodes MGKNDKVQIAGQAVIEGVMMRGKTAMAVAVRDEFGNIRIDSSRTKPKGKISKIPIIRGVVNLVTSLVMGTKILLKSAEVAVEDLDTSNSGTMGILSLLSTLLGIVLALGLFVFLPTGIVQWFNISNGFIKLLVEGILKTIIMIGYFFAVSCIGDVKKVFMYHGAEHKTIACYEANLELTPENAMKCSKHHDRCGTSFVVFVIIISIIVSMLFGMFAQLVGFKAFFDYGWVRALVKIGLLPFVAGICFELLMVFARSNFILFRPFKWLGKQMQKITTKEPTLEMLEVAIAAHKEVEAMDNDLSREEQHFPLPITLAEFKEEVKPLLEYKTIESDTLDWILCSILKVKRDKLKDELKIPVGFSIKAKKMLEECASGKPLQYVLGNTEFYGYVFAVNKDCLIPRMETELVCEQALKLLEGKRKKVLDLCCGSGCIGLTIALKTKNYVTCSDISKKALVVASKNAKTYQANVNIVCGDMFKPFTARFDLIVCNPPYIATAVIPTLETTVKDYEPTLALDGGADGLDYYRTLAVESPYYLYKDGKLVLEIGYDQAEQVVELLKENFTIDQVKKDYGGQDRIIVATVKTIKYK; translated from the coding sequence TTGGGAAAAAATGATAAAGTCCAAATCGCAGGTCAAGCCGTAATCGAAGGCGTAATGATGCGTGGTAAGACAGCTATGGCGGTTGCGGTAAGGGACGAGTTTGGCAATATTCGTATCGACAGTTCTAGAACAAAACCTAAGGGAAAAATAAGTAAAATTCCAATTATTAGAGGCGTCGTCAACTTAGTTACTTCGCTTGTTATGGGTACGAAAATTTTACTTAAATCTGCCGAAGTAGCAGTCGAAGACTTAGATACTTCTAACAGCGGAACAATGGGCATATTGTCTTTGCTATCAACTCTACTTGGCATAGTTTTAGCTTTGGGATTATTTGTATTTTTGCCAACAGGTATTGTTCAATGGTTTAATATTTCTAACGGGTTTATCAAATTGCTAGTCGAAGGAATTTTAAAGACAATTATTATGATTGGTTATTTCTTTGCAGTTTCTTGTATAGGCGACGTTAAGAAAGTATTTATGTATCACGGCGCAGAACACAAGACAATAGCTTGCTACGAAGCAAACCTCGAACTAACGCCCGAGAACGCTATGAAATGTAGCAAACATCACGATAGATGCGGTACAAGCTTTGTCGTATTTGTAATTATAATAAGCATTATTGTGTCAATGTTATTTGGAATGTTTGCTCAGCTTGTTGGGTTTAAAGCATTTTTTGACTATGGTTGGGTAAGAGCTTTGGTAAAAATAGGGCTTCTTCCTTTTGTTGCAGGCATTTGTTTTGAACTTTTAATGGTATTTGCAAGAAGTAACTTTATTTTGTTTCGTCCGTTTAAATGGTTAGGCAAACAGATGCAGAAGATTACCACCAAAGAACCTACGCTAGAAATGCTCGAAGTTGCGATTGCCGCCCATAAGGAGGTTGAGGCTATGGATAACGACTTGTCAAGAGAAGAACAACATTTTCCTTTGCCGATTACGCTTGCCGAGTTTAAAGAAGAAGTTAAGCCTTTGTTAGAATATAAGACGATTGAAAGTGACACGCTAGATTGGATACTTTGTTCTATCTTAAAGGTCAAGCGAGATAAATTGAAGGACGAGCTAAAAATTCCCGTTGGATTTAGCATAAAGGCTAAAAAAATGCTTGAAGAATGCGCTTCGGGCAAACCTTTACAATATGTTCTTGGCAACACCGAATTTTATGGCTATGTTTTTGCCGTAAATAAGGACTGCTTAATTCCACGTATGGAAACCGAGCTTGTTTGCGAGCAGGCGCTCAAACTGCTTGAAGGCAAACGCAAGAAAGTTCTAGATTTGTGTTGCGGTAGCGGTTGTATCGGGCTTACCATAGCGTTAAAGACTAAAAATTATGTGACTTGTAGCGATATAAGCAAGAAGGCGCTTGTAGTAGCTAGTAAGAACGCTAAGACCTATCAAGCAAATGTAAATATTGTTTGCGGAGATATGTTTAAACCTTTTACGGCTAGATTTGACTTAATCGTTTGCAATCCTCCGTATATTGCAACTGCGGTTATACCCACGCTTGAAACTACGGTTAAAGACTACGAGCCTACGCTAGCCCTAGACGGCGGGGCAGACGGACTTGACTATTATCGTACGCTTGCCGTAGAGTCGCCCTACTACCTATATAAAGACGGCAAACTGGTGTTAGAGATAGGTTACGACCAAGCCGAACAAGTAGTCGAGTTACTTAAAGAGAACTTTACAATCGACCAAGTCAAGAAAGATTACGGCGGACAAGACCGCATAATAGTAGCCACGGTTAAGACTATCAAATATAAGTAG
- the rpmE gene encoding 50S ribosomal protein L31 produces the protein MKEKIHPEYHQVSVTCACGETFMTGSTKKTDTIRVEICNKCHPFFTGKQKLVDAGGRVDKFKKRYGI, from the coding sequence ATGAAAGAAAAAATCCATCCAGAATATCACCAAGTAAGCGTTACTTGCGCTTGTGGCGAAACATTTATGACAGGTAGCACCAAAAAGACAGATACTATAAGAGTAGAAATTTGCAATAAATGTCACCCTTTCTTTACCGGTAAGCAAAAATTAGTTGACGCCGGCGGTAGAGTTGACAAATTTAAAAAGAGATACGGTATATAG